A DNA window from Setaria viridis chromosome 2, Setaria_viridis_v4.0, whole genome shotgun sequence contains the following coding sequences:
- the LOC117842815 gene encoding phosphatidate cytidylyltransferase 1 — protein MQRDTGGGDGTPGTPSPTHGGRLRHRKRSSEVLSDVNKTNGANLLLNDQNKYKSMLVRTYSSLWMMAGFVFLIYMGHLYIWAMVVVIQIFMAKELFNLLRKANEDRQLPGFRMLNWHFFFTAMLFTYGRFLSRQLVNTVTSDKLLYKLVSGLIKYQMFICYFLYIAGFVWFIVTLKKKAYKYQFSQYAWTHMILLTVFAQSSFTVANIYDGIFWFLLPASLIAINDVAAYFFGFFFGKTPLIKLSPKKTWEGFIGASVTTMLSAFVLANFMGHFQWLTCPRKDLSTGWLHCDPGPMFTPEIYNLRGWMPQCFPWREVAIMPVQWHALALGLFASIIAPFGGFFASGFKRAFKFKDFGDSIPGHGGFTDRMDCQMVMAVFAYIYYQSFVMVQDLSVETILEQILRNLTVEEQHDLYEQLGKLLARAN, from the exons ATGCAGAGGGAcaccggcggtggcgacgggacGCCGGGCACCCCGAGCCCGACGCACGGCGGCCGCCTCAGGCACCGGAAGCGCTCCAGCGAG GTTCTCAGCGATGTGAACAAGACCAATGGCGCCAACCTGCTCTTGAACGACCAGAACAAGTACAAGTCGATGCTCGTCCGGACCTACTCCTCGCTGTGGATGATGGCCGGGTTCGTCTTCTTGATATATATGGGGCATCTCTACATCTGGGCCATGGTGGTGGTCATCCAAATCTTCATGGCCAAGGAGCTGTTCAACCTACTCAGGAAGGCCAATGAGGACCGGCAGCTCCCGGGGTTCAGGATGCTGAACTG GCATTTTTTCTTTACTGCGATGCTATTTACGTATGGCCGGTTTCTTAGCCGGCAGCTTGTCAACACTGTCACTTCAGATAAGTTGCTTTACAAGCTGGTGAGCGGGCTCATCAAGTACCAGATGTTTATATGCTACTTCCTCTACATAGCAG GTTTTGTCTGGTTTATTGTCACGCTAAAGAAAAAGGCATACAAGTACCAGTTTAGTCAGTATGCATGGACTCACATGATCCTTCTGACGGTATTTGCGCAGTCATCTTTCACTGTGGCAAACATATATGATGGAATATTCTG GTTCCTCCTACCAGCTTCATTAATTGCGATCAATGATGTTGCCGCATATTTCTTTGGATTCTTCTTTGGAAAAACACCCTTGATTAAGCTCTCTCCGAAGAAAACATGGGAAGGCTTTATAGGTGCTTCAGTGACAACCATGCTTTCTGCATTTGTG CTTGCTAATTTCATGGGCCATTTCCAGTGGTTGACATGCCCTAGAAAG GACTTGTCAACTGGATGGCTTCATTGTGACCCAGGTCCCATGTTTACACCAGAAATTTATAATTTACGAGGATGGATGCCACAATGC TTTCCCTGGAGAGAAGTTGCAATTATGCCTGTTCAATGGCATGCCTTAGCTCTTGGCTTGTTTGCTTCAATAATAGCACCATTTGGAGGTTTTTTTGCAAGTGGCTTCAAGAGGGCATTCAAATTTAAG GATTTTGGCGACAGCATACCTGGCCATGGTGGGTTTACAGATAGGATGGACTGCCAA ATGGTCATGGCTGTCTTTGCATACATCTATTACCAATCCTTTGTGATGGTACAAGACTTGTCTGTTGAGACAATCCTGGAGCAG ATACTAAGGAATCTCACAGTCGAGGAGCAGCATGATCTCTATGAACAGCTAGGCAAGTTACTGGCGAGAGCAAACTGA
- the LOC117842812 gene encoding pentatricopeptide repeat-containing protein ELI1, chloroplastic isoform X1, whose translation MPSPPPGLPRRRSPAAATALLSRLRAAAGPNSPRHLLLRSMALVLTSGLSSSHPALASRLLNSLLPHIPCHRLPALLRLLPRDHLTLLLLSSVKHHHAHSLPAACALHALAVASGHLPSDLRLANSLLSLYLSLGSPGSARRLLADIPRPDTVTWNTLLRACLRMGILPAARRLFDEMPERDLVSYNSMLAGYAAEGDMVGARELFDEMPERDVVTWNSMLAGYTRRGDMESAKKMFDAMPVRDVVSWNSMLDGYAQAGDVKMARMVFDGMPRRSIVSWNVVVALYAKVKDWCECLRLFDALMAVGENIPNEKTFVSVLTACGNLGDLERGKWVHSLVCERWERLVPDVLLLTALLTMYAKCGVMGTAKEIFDSMSEWSVASWNSMIIGYGLHGHSEKALELFTEMEKSGPQPNETTFICILSSCAHGGLVLEGWWCFDRMVRFYNIEPKAEHFGCMMDLLGRAGLLRDSEELIKNLQAKVSPALWGALIAASRTQDSSKLGEFVGKKLIEMKPTEFSSYVLLSNIYAAEGRWDEVEKVRKVMKENVVEKDVGMSLVGSSEPHQITDDSFSFQKNSVMLSMLGYMGVHVKQPSQV comes from the coding sequence ATGCCTTCCCCTCCACCgggcctcccgcgccgccgctcgccggcggcggccacagcCCTGCTATCGcgtctccgcgccgccgccgggccgaaCTCtccccgccacctcctcctccggtccATGGCGCTCGTCCTCACCTccggcctctcctcctcccacccGGCCCTGGCCTCCCGCCTCCTCAACTCCCTCCTCCCGCACATCCCGTGCCACCGCCtccccgccctcctccgcctcctcccgcgcgaCCACCTCACACTCCTGCTCCTCTCCTCCGTCAAGCACCACCACGCCCACTCCCTGCCCGCCGCTTGCGCGCTCcacgccctcgccgtcgcctccggccacctcccctccgacctccgcctcgccaACTCCCTCCTCTCGCTCTACCTCTCCCTCGGCTCACCGGgctccgcgcgccgcctcctcgccgacaTCCCCCGCCCCGACACCGTCACCTGGAACACCCTCCTCCGCGCCTGCCTCCGCATGGGCATCCTCcctgccgcgcgccgcctgttcgacgaaatgccggAGCGGGACCTCGTCTCGTACAATTCCATGCTGGCTGGGTACGCGGCCGAGGGGGACATGGTCGGCGCCCGGGAGCTCTTCGATGAAATGCCAGAGAGGGACGTGGTTACGTGGAACTCAATGCTTGCTGGTTATACTCGGCGCGGGGACATGGAGAGCGCCAAGAAGATGTTTGATGCGATGCCAGTGAGGGATGTTGTGTCATGGAACTCGATGCTGGATGGGTACGCCCAGGCCGGGGACGTCAAGATGGCGAGGATGGTTTTCGATGGCATGCCAAGGAGGAGTATCGTGTCGTGGAATGTTGTTGTTGCGTTATATGCAAAGGTGAAGGACTGGTGTGAGTGTTTGAGGCTGTTTGATGCGCTGATGGCTGTGGGGGAAAACATTCCAAATGAGAAGACGTTTGTGAGTGTTCTGACAGCCTGTGGTAATTTGGGTGATCTTGAGAGGGGGAAATGGGTGCATAGCTTGGTCTGCGAGAGGTGGGAGAGACTTGTGCCAGATGTACTACTGCTTACAGCACTTCTTACAATGTATGCCAAGTGTGGGGTGATGGGGACAGCAAAGGAGATATTTGATTCGATGAGTGAATGGAGTGTTGCATCCTGGAACTCAATGATCATTGGGTACGGATTGCATGGGCATAGTGAGAAAGCTCTCGAGTTGTTCACGGAGATGGAGAAAAGCGGGCCTCAGCCAAATGAGACAACTTTCATCTGCATCTTGAGCTCATGTGCTCATGGAGGCTTGGTGCTTGAAGGCTGGTGGTGTTTCGATAGGATGGTCAGGTTCTACAATATTGAGCCGAAGGCTGAGCACTTTGGCTGTATGATGGACCTCCTTGGTCGTGCTGGACTGCTCAGAGACTCTGAGGAGCTCATCAAGAATTTGCAGGCGAAGGTGTCACCTGCATTATGGGGCGCCCTAATAGCAGCCTCTCGAACTCAGGACAGCTCCAAACTTGGAGAGTTTGTTGGAAAGAAGTTGATTGAAATGAAGCCAACAGAGTTCAGCTCCTACGTGCTTCTGTCAAACATTTATGCTGCGGAAGGCAGATGGGATGAAGTCGAAAAAGTAAGGAAGGTGATGAAGGAGAATGTGGTGGAAAAAGATGTAGGAATGAGCCTTGTAGGATCAAGTGAGCCTCATCAAATTACTGACGATAGCTTTTCGTTTCAAAAGAATTCTGTGATGCTTTCGATGTTGGGTTACATGGGTGTGCATGTGAAACAACCATCTCAAGTGTAA
- the LOC117842812 gene encoding uncharacterized protein isoform X2 — MPSPPPGLPRRRSPAAATALLSRLRAAAGPNSPRHLLLRSMALVLTSGLSSSHPALASRLLNSLLPHIPCHRLPALLRLLPRDHLTLLLLSSVKHHHAHSLPAACALHALAVASGHLPSDLRLANSLLSLYLSLGSPGSARRLLADIPRPDTVTWNTLLRACLRMGILPAARRLFDEMPERDLVSYNSMLAGYAAEGDMVGARELFDEMPERDVVTWNSMLAGYTRRGDMESAKKMFDAMPVRDVVSWNSMLDGYAQAGDVKMARMVFDGMPRRSIVSWNVVVALYAKVKDWCECLRLFDALMAVGENIPNEKTFVSVLTACGNLGDLERGKWVHSLVCERWERLVPDVLLLTALLTMYAKCGVMGTAKEIFDSMSEWSVASWNSMIIGYGLHGHSEKALELFTEMEKSGPQPNETTFICILSSCAHGGLVLEGWWCFDRMVRFYNIEPKAEHFGCMMDLLGRAGLLRDSEELIKNLQAKVSPALWGALIAASRTQDSSKLGEFVGKKLIEMKPTEFSSYVLLSNIYAAEGRWDEVEKVRKVMKENVVEKDVGMSLVGSRFHGDHTQPWWIYR; from the exons ATGCCTTCCCCTCCACCgggcctcccgcgccgccgctcgccggcggcggccacagcCCTGCTATCGcgtctccgcgccgccgccgggccgaaCTCtccccgccacctcctcctccggtccATGGCGCTCGTCCTCACCTccggcctctcctcctcccacccGGCCCTGGCCTCCCGCCTCCTCAACTCCCTCCTCCCGCACATCCCGTGCCACCGCCtccccgccctcctccgcctcctcccgcgcgaCCACCTCACACTCCTGCTCCTCTCCTCCGTCAAGCACCACCACGCCCACTCCCTGCCCGCCGCTTGCGCGCTCcacgccctcgccgtcgcctccggccacctcccctccgacctccgcctcgccaACTCCCTCCTCTCGCTCTACCTCTCCCTCGGCTCACCGGgctccgcgcgccgcctcctcgccgacaTCCCCCGCCCCGACACCGTCACCTGGAACACCCTCCTCCGCGCCTGCCTCCGCATGGGCATCCTCcctgccgcgcgccgcctgttcgacgaaatgccggAGCGGGACCTCGTCTCGTACAATTCCATGCTGGCTGGGTACGCGGCCGAGGGGGACATGGTCGGCGCCCGGGAGCTCTTCGATGAAATGCCAGAGAGGGACGTGGTTACGTGGAACTCAATGCTTGCTGGTTATACTCGGCGCGGGGACATGGAGAGCGCCAAGAAGATGTTTGATGCGATGCCAGTGAGGGATGTTGTGTCATGGAACTCGATGCTGGATGGGTACGCCCAGGCCGGGGACGTCAAGATGGCGAGGATGGTTTTCGATGGCATGCCAAGGAGGAGTATCGTGTCGTGGAATGTTGTTGTTGCGTTATATGCAAAGGTGAAGGACTGGTGTGAGTGTTTGAGGCTGTTTGATGCGCTGATGGCTGTGGGGGAAAACATTCCAAATGAGAAGACGTTTGTGAGTGTTCTGACAGCCTGTGGTAATTTGGGTGATCTTGAGAGGGGGAAATGGGTGCATAGCTTGGTCTGCGAGAGGTGGGAGAGACTTGTGCCAGATGTACTACTGCTTACAGCACTTCTTACAATGTATGCCAAGTGTGGGGTGATGGGGACAGCAAAGGAGATATTTGATTCGATGAGTGAATGGAGTGTTGCATCCTGGAACTCAATGATCATTGGGTACGGATTGCATGGGCATAGTGAGAAAGCTCTCGAGTTGTTCACGGAGATGGAGAAAAGCGGGCCTCAGCCAAATGAGACAACTTTCATCTGCATCTTGAGCTCATGTGCTCATGGAGGCTTGGTGCTTGAAGGCTGGTGGTGTTTCGATAGGATGGTCAGGTTCTACAATATTGAGCCGAAGGCTGAGCACTTTGGCTGTATGATGGACCTCCTTGGTCGTGCTGGACTGCTCAGAGACTCTGAGGAGCTCATCAAGAATTTGCAGGCGAAGGTGTCACCTGCATTATGGGGCGCCCTAATAGCAGCCTCTCGAACTCAGGACAGCTCCAAACTTGGAGAGTTTGTTGGAAAGAAGTTGATTGAAATGAAGCCAACAGAGTTCAGCTCCTACGTGCTTCTGTCAAACATTTATGCTGCGGAAGGCAGATGGGATGAAGTCGAAAAAGTAAGGAAGGTGATGAAGGAGAATGTGGTGGAAAAAGATGTAGGAATGAGCCTTGTAGGATCAA GATTCCATGGAGATCATACCCAGCCATGGTGGATTTACCGATAA